AAGCCCTAAAAGTACAATAGCTACGATATATGGAATCATGAATGACCCACCACCGTTGGAGTAGAGAACATAAGGATATCTCCAGATGTTTCCAAGACCAACGGCAGAACCGATCATAGCCATTAGAAATGAAAAATTACTGTTCCACTGATTACTTTCATTTGACATAAAAAATTACTCCTCTATAAACGCATCTTCCTCTTCATCATCGGAGAACAGCTGATTAAGCATCCATTCAGCATCGTACTCCTTAATGTCGTCATAGCCTTGACCCATTCCTAAAAACAGGATTGGCTTTTTGATAACATAACCTATGGAAAGTGAAGCACCGCCCTTACTGTCAGCATCTGCCTTTGTCAGGATAACCCCATCAATGTCGATTGCGTCGTTGAACTTGACTGCCTGCTCTGTAGCGTCGTTACCGGTCAATGCATCACCTACAAAGACAACAAGGTCAGGATTTGAAACGCGCTTTATCTTTTTCATCTCATCCATAAGGTTTGTGTTTGTCTGCATTCTGCCCGCAGTATCGATCAAAACAAGCTCTTTTCCCTTAGCCTTGGCATGTTCAACAGCATCAAATGCAACTGCAGCCGGATCTGAACCTTTCTGGTGCTTGATAATCTTAACCCCAACATTGTCTGCATGATGAGTTACCTGTTCAATAGCGCCTGCCCTGAAAGTGTCACTGGCAGCTATAACAGGATCGTAGCCCTTCTTAAGGTAATAGTTAGCCAGCTTACCGATTGTGGTGGTTTTGCCTGTACCGTTGATACCTACAAACATTACAACCAAAGGCTCTCCTTGAGCGTTTTTCTCCTCAATCATTTCAGTCATTGACTTTCCAGGAATGTCAATTATGTTGGCTACAGCATCCTTAAGTGCGTTGAAGGTGTATTCTGTAATGTCATTGCTTCTTTTGATTTTCTTACCAACCAAATCATTTTTGACTGACTCTACAACGTTGGTAGCCACTTCCATAGCTACGTCACCTTCAAGAAGGCCCATTTCAAGTTCCCAAAGGATATCTTCAACATGGTTTTCTGTAATTGTCTTTTCACGAATGAATGAGAATATTCCTCCAGAAGACTCCTCACCATCATCCTTTTTCTTGCGGCCGAAGCTGAAACGGGATTTCTCCTCTTTTTCCTCATCCTCATCTTCAGCTACAGCAATATCAGTTGAAATCTCTTCTTCATCTTCAGCTACAGCAATATCAGTTGAAATCTCTTCCTCGACAGGTTCTTCTGCCTTATCCTCGTCGGATTTGTTTCTCTTGAAGAAGCTGAAACGGGATTTCTCCTCTTTTTCATCGTCTTCATCAGCTTCCTCTTCCTCTTCAACTTCAGGAGACTCCTCTTCCTCAACAGGTAACTCTTCTTCAACTTCAACAGGTTCCTCTTGGGAAGGCTTCTCTTCCTCTTTTTTCTTGTGACCGAATGAGAAGAAAGACCTTTTCTCTTCCTTTTCCTCTTCCTCAGCCACTTCATCGATTCTTTCCTGAGCTATTTCAGTTGCTTCCTCCGCCAATTGAGGAATTGTAACTTCCTCCTTAGGAGGTTTCTCTTCTTTTTTCTTACGACCAAATGAGAAGAAAGACCTTTTTTTCTCTTGAGGCTCTTCATCGGAAATGTTGTTTTCCTGTTTAGCCTCCTCCTTAAGCTC
The genomic region above belongs to Methanobrevibacter sp. and contains:
- the ftsY gene encoding signal recognition particle-docking protein FtsY; translation: MFESLKKKFSRTSDKLEEELKEEAKQENNISDEEPQEKKRSFFSFGRKKKEEKPPKEEVTIPQLAEEATEIAQERIDEVAEEEEKEEKRSFFSFGHKKKEEEKPSQEEPVEVEEELPVEEEESPEVEEEEEADEDDEKEEKSRFSFFKRNKSDEDKAEEPVEEEISTDIAVAEDEEEISTDIAVAEDEDEEKEEKSRFSFGRKKKDDGEESSGGIFSFIREKTITENHVEDILWELEMGLLEGDVAMEVATNVVESVKNDLVGKKIKRSNDITEYTFNALKDAVANIIDIPGKSMTEMIEEKNAQGEPLVVMFVGINGTGKTTTIGKLANYYLKKGYDPVIAASDTFRAGAIEQVTHHADNVGVKIIKHQKGSDPAAVAFDAVEHAKAKGKELVLIDTAGRMQTNTNLMDEMKKIKRVSNPDLVVFVGDALTGNDATEQAVKFNDAIDIDGVILTKADADSKGGASLSIGYVIKKPILFLGMGQGYDDIKEYDAEWMLNQLFSDDEEEDAFIEE